The Rhododendron vialii isolate Sample 1 chromosome 8a, ASM3025357v1 genome has a window encoding:
- the LOC131336011 gene encoding small ribosomal subunit protein RACK1-like, with translation MGESLVLRGTMRAHTDWVTAIATPIDNSDMIVTASRDKSIILWQLTKEDKVYGLPRRRLTGHSHFVQDVVLSSDGQFALSGSWDGELRLWDLAAGTTARRFVGHTKDVLSVAFSIDNRQIVSASRDRTIKLWNTLGECKYTIQDGDGHSDWVSCVRFSPNTLQPTIVSSSWDRTVKIWNLSNCKLRSTLASHSGYVNTVAVSPDGSLCASGGKDGVILLWDLAEGKRLYSLDASSIIHALCFSPNRYWLCAATEASIKIWDLESKTIVVDLRVDAKQEAEMNEGGATQSSGVKNKVIYCTSLSWSADGSTLFSGYTDGIIRVWGIGR, from the exons atgggagagTCTTTGGTACTACGGGGAACAATGAGGGCCCACACCGACTGGGTGACGGCAATCGCCACCCCTATCGACAACTCCGACATGATTGTGACAGCATCCCGCGACAAATCCATCATCCTATGGCAGCTCACCAAGGAGGACAAGGTCTACGGCCTCCCCAGGCGCCGCCTCACGGGGCACTCCCACTTCGTCCAGGACGTCGTCCTCTCTTCCGACGGCCAGTTCGCCCTCTCCGGGTCGTGGGACGGCGAGCTCCGCCTCTGGGACCTGGCCGCCGGCACCACCGCCCGCCGCTTCGTGGGACACACCAAGGACGTGCTCTCCGTGGCCTTCTCCATCGATAATCGCCAGATTGTCTCCGCCTCGCGTGATCGCACTATCAAGCTCTGGAACACCCTAG GTGAGTGCAAGTACACAATCCAAGATGGTGACGGACACTCCGATTGGGTCAGCTGTGTCCGATTCAGCCCTAACACGCTCCAACCAACCATCGTCTCCTCTTCGTGGGATCGTACTGTTAAGATCTGGAACCTATCCAACTGCAAGCTGAGGTCCACCCTTGCCAGCCACTCTGGCTATGTCAACACAGTGGCAGTGTCCCCTGATGGCTCACTTTGCGCGAGCGGAGGGAAAGATGGGGTCATCTTGCTGTGGGACCTAGCTGAGGGGAAGAGGCTTTACTCGCTCGATGCGAGCTCCATCATCCATGCTCTTTGCTTCAGCCCCAACAGGTACTGGCTCTGCGCGGCTACTGAGGCTAGTATCAAGATATGGGATTTGGAGAGCAAAACCATAGTTGTGGATCTCAGGGTCGATGCAAAGCAGGAGGCTGAGATGAATGAAGGCGGTGCTACCCAATCATCTGGCGTCAAAAACAAG GTCATATACTGCACAAGCTTGAGTTGGAGTGCTGATGGAAGCACTTTGTTCAGTGGCTATACTGATGGCATAATCAGAGTTTGGGGAATTGGTCGTTAG